A genome region from Methanobacterium subterraneum includes the following:
- a CDS encoding MBL fold metallo-hydrolase, with product MKIRCVVDNRAGFKSSLYAEHGFSLLIAKEGKNLMVDTGKTPSVLKHNMDLMGINSVDKVLISHGHNDHTGGISAIMDSKINVKADETKFFIHPEAMGPKYAVEPGNQRYIGFPQNINPETLNLEWVTENTRINEDMWIFNQVEDHSGFEPIPEYLRVREDGKCLPDKFKDELNLVIKTDNGLVVISGCAHRGIINILYSVREYFQDDIYGVIGGSHLMDAPGERIEKTVESFKKLDPEIIALGHCTGFEGLCRFKGEFGEKFIPLDSGAEIMI from the coding sequence ATGAAGATCAGATGTGTAGTCGATAACAGGGCAGGATTCAAATCAAGTTTATATGCAGAGCACGGATTTTCCTTACTAATAGCGAAAGAGGGTAAAAATCTCATGGTAGATACCGGGAAGACTCCCTCAGTTTTAAAACACAACATGGACCTCATGGGAATCAACTCCGTGGATAAAGTGTTGATCAGCCACGGGCACAACGACCACACTGGGGGCATATCTGCCATTATGGATAGTAAAATCAATGTTAAAGCTGATGAAACCAAATTCTTCATCCATCCCGAGGCAATGGGTCCTAAATACGCTGTGGAACCTGGTAACCAACGTTACATTGGCTTTCCTCAAAATATTAACCCGGAAACTCTTAACCTGGAATGGGTCACTGAGAATACCCGAATAAATGAGGATATGTGGATATTCAACCAGGTGGAAGATCATTCTGGTTTTGAACCCATACCAGAATATCTGAGGGTTAGGGAAGATGGGAAATGTTTACCAGATAAGTTTAAGGATGAATTGAATCTGGTGATTAAAACAGATAATGGACTGGTTGTAATTTCAGGCTGTGCCCATAGGGGTATAATCAACATTCTCTATTCGGTTAGGGAATACTTCCAGGATGATATATATGGTGTTATTGGAGGATCACACCTAATGGACGCTCCTGGGGAGAGGATAGAAAAGACAGTGGAATCATTCAAAAAACTGGACCCCGAAATCATTGCCCTAGGTCATTGCACAGGTTTTGAAGGTTTATGCAGGTTTAAAGGGGAATTTGGTGAGAAATTCATCCCACTGGACTCTGGTGCTGAAATCATGATCTAA
- a CDS encoding LSm family protein — MSVQKNVNTSRPLDVLGRALNSQVLIKLKGGREFRGVLESFDMHMNLVLNDAEELESGESSRRLGVVLIRGDNIVYISPG, encoded by the coding sequence GTGAGTGTACAGAAGAATGTAAATACATCCCGACCATTAGACGTATTAGGTCGAGCCCTTAACTCTCAAGTGTTAATTAAACTTAAAGGTGGCAGAGAATTCCGCGGAGTTCTTGAAAGCTTTGATATGCATATGAATTTAGTTCTAAACGACGCCGAAGAATTAGAAAGCGGCGAATCATCAAGGAGATTAGGTGTGGTCCTCATACGTGGGGATAACATTGTATACATATCACCAGGATGA
- a CDS encoding DUF6790 family protein, whose amino-acid sequence MWYIFTGVPLLSALIHFFLSKKPKSINRITELLLLWYLGVGIGIGSLFSGLVQVLSPEIVAQSTGWGYSPFLREVGFANISYAVLGLLAVRFRNFWTPAIIAYAIFMWGAAAGHIYEIQQTGNLSSGNAGAVLYMDILMPVFLIILLIIYHKTQKNNKSS is encoded by the coding sequence ATGTGGTATATATTCACAGGGGTGCCTCTTTTAAGTGCGTTAATACATTTTTTCTTAAGTAAAAAACCTAAATCAATAAACCGAATAACCGAATTGTTACTATTATGGTATTTAGGTGTGGGTATTGGTATAGGATCCCTTTTCAGTGGCCTGGTACAGGTTTTAAGCCCTGAAATAGTGGCTCAGTCTACCGGATGGGGTTATTCGCCATTCCTGCGTGAGGTTGGATTCGCAAACATTTCTTATGCTGTTTTAGGGCTTTTAGCAGTACGTTTCAGGAATTTCTGGACACCAGCCATTATTGCTTATGCTATATTCATGTGGGGTGCAGCCGCAGGTCACATATATGAAATACAGCAGACTGGCAACCTTTCCTCGGGTAATGCGGGTGCAGTTCTATACATGGATATTCTAATGCCTGTATTCCTGATAATATTACTGATAATTTACCATAAAACTCAAAAAAATAATAAATCCTCTTAA
- a CDS encoding CBS domain-containing protein has translation MKIQDAMEKEVIKFQTDDRIIDVAGSLRENKISGAPVVNKEGKVVGIISEGDIMRLLEVHSPHIRLILPSPLDLIELPVRMKYEMDEIAEDMNKAASLLIGEIMTKKVITIKPEDDISDAAQLMDTHDVKRLPVVDAEGNMVGIVTRGDIIGAMVRG, from the coding sequence GTGAAAATTCAGGACGCCATGGAAAAAGAAGTAATCAAATTCCAAACAGACGATCGCATCATTGACGTGGCTGGAAGCCTACGTGAAAACAAGATCAGCGGAGCACCAGTGGTGAATAAGGAAGGCAAAGTAGTGGGAATCATCAGTGAAGGTGATATCATGCGACTCCTGGAGGTTCACTCCCCCCACATCAGACTGATCCTACCATCACCCCTCGACTTAATCGAACTACCAGTACGTATGAAATACGAAATGGATGAAATAGCCGAAGACATGAACAAAGCCGCATCCCTACTCATCGGGGAAATTATGACCAAAAAAGTCATAACCATCAAACCTGAGGATGATATTTCCGATGCTGCCCAGCTCATGGACACCCATGATGTTAAACGACTGCCAGTGGTGGATGCCGAGGGGAACATGGTGGGCATCGTCACCAGGGGAGACATTATCGGAGCCATGGTGAGGGGATGA
- a CDS encoding U32 family peptidase, producing the protein MVELLSPARDFAAMESALNNGANAVYIGLDGYNMRAHAANFSMENLNQAAERCHHHRVKLYVCTNTVMRNKDIEHLKTVLPEIKSAGADAIIASDLGVLKIARDVGIDVHLSVQANVSNSESLKLLHELGVKRVVLSRELHLEDIRAMTEDSPLEVEVFIHGAMCLAISGRCFLSSYLYQKNANCGECLQPCRKEWKLVSDDGDVLSLGLAGNKGLDENKSLEGDGASLDESNSPCDSKGRVDKINGFKGHILSPRDLCMIEHIPQLMEAGISSFKIEGRARPADYVATVTRVYREAIDSYQSGDWEFQDHWLNDLQKVYNRGFDTGFYFQTPYQTSSYNQATHTKQDVGEVVNYYSQVNAAETRLWNPLKVGDEIIVQGPTTGSIIQRVESMQIDHRDIFEAQKGQNVGILLTRKVRPGDIIYRRIKRNK; encoded by the coding sequence ATGGTAGAATTACTATCCCCTGCCCGGGACTTTGCTGCTATGGAGTCAGCCCTCAATAACGGGGCTAACGCAGTTTATATAGGGTTAGATGGTTATAACATGCGCGCCCACGCTGCCAACTTCTCCATGGAAAACCTTAATCAGGCTGCAGAACGCTGCCACCATCACCGAGTTAAACTCTATGTCTGCACCAACACCGTGATGCGAAATAAGGATATAGAACATCTTAAAACTGTTTTACCTGAAATTAAATCTGCCGGAGCTGATGCCATAATCGCCTCTGATCTGGGGGTTCTTAAAATCGCCAGGGATGTTGGTATTGATGTTCACCTCAGTGTCCAGGCCAATGTATCCAATTCTGAATCTTTGAAACTCCTCCATGAACTGGGGGTTAAGAGAGTGGTTCTCTCTCGAGAATTACATTTAGAGGATATTAGAGCAATGACTGAAGACAGCCCCCTTGAAGTGGAGGTCTTTATCCACGGAGCCATGTGTCTGGCTATTTCTGGAAGATGTTTTTTAAGCTCCTATCTTTACCAGAAGAATGCCAACTGCGGAGAATGTCTGCAGCCCTGCAGGAAGGAATGGAAATTGGTTTCAGATGATGGGGATGTATTATCCCTTGGATTAGCAGGAAATAAGGGGTTGGATGAAAATAAGAGTTTGGAAGGGGATGGGGCAAGTTTGGATGAGAGTAATAGTCCATGTGATAGTAAAGGAAGAGTAGATAAGATCAATGGATTTAAGGGCCATATTTTAAGTCCCCGTGATCTCTGCATGATAGAGCACATACCCCAACTCATGGAGGCTGGCATATCTTCCTTTAAGATTGAGGGCAGGGCCCGGCCTGCGGATTACGTGGCCACTGTAACCCGGGTTTACCGGGAAGCTATAGATTCATACCAGAGTGGTGATTGGGAATTCCAGGATCACTGGTTAAATGATCTTCAAAAGGTTTACAATCGTGGGTTTGACACTGGATTCTACTTCCAGACACCTTACCAGACCAGTAGCTACAACCAGGCCACCCACACCAAGCAGGATGTGGGAGAGGTGGTTAATTATTATTCACAGGTTAATGCTGCGGAAACAAGGCTCTGGAATCCCCTGAAAGTAGGGGATGAGATTATAGTACAGGGACCTACCACGGGATCCATCATTCAAAGGGTGGAATCAATGCAAATAGATCACCGGGACATATTTGAAGCCCAGAAGGGACAGAATGTGGGAATTCTGCTTACCAGGAAGGTCCGCCCTGGAGATATCATTTACCGGAGAATTAAAAGGAATAAATAG
- a CDS encoding DUF1947 domain-containing protein, with protein sequence MKIKKRYHLKKKKLKEFQAKLGPYSSLIPAKSKVEILESDLPDLILVDGDPLIIILDGEPFPTLKGALKNPIESHMVVVDMGAVKFMASGADVMSPGVVEADSQIQEGDTVIVVDENHLKPLAMGTAIISGKEMVNKDKGKAVKTLHFIGDKIWNFDV encoded by the coding sequence TTGAAAATTAAAAAAAGATACCATCTGAAAAAAAAGAAACTAAAGGAGTTTCAGGCTAAACTAGGTCCTTACAGTTCATTAATACCTGCCAAATCCAAGGTAGAAATTTTAGAAAGTGATCTGCCGGATTTGATTCTGGTAGATGGTGATCCGCTCATCATAATCCTGGATGGGGAGCCATTCCCCACCCTGAAAGGGGCCCTAAAGAACCCCATTGAAAGTCATATGGTGGTGGTGGATATGGGGGCAGTGAAGTTCATGGCCAGTGGGGCTGATGTGATGTCTCCCGGTGTTGTGGAAGCTGATTCCCAGATCCAGGAAGGTGATACAGTCATCGTAGTGGATGAAAACCATCTTAAACCCCTGGCCATGGGAACTGCCATCATATCTGGAAAAGAAATGGTGAATAAGGATAAAGGTAAGGCGGTGAAGACCTTACACTTTATTGGGGATAAGATCTGGAATTTCGATGTTTAA
- a CDS encoding 50S ribosomal protein L37e, which produces MKGTPSFGKRNKKTHIRCRRCGKNSYNARKRYCAACGFGRSKRVRTYSWQNKKLNGYRLK; this is translated from the coding sequence TTGAAAGGTACACCATCATTTGGTAAACGTAATAAAAAAACCCATATCCGTTGTAGGAGATGTGGGAAGAACTCATACAATGCCAGGAAGCGCTACTGTGCAGCCTGTGGATTTGGAAGATCCAAAAGGGTCAGGACCTACAGCTGGCAGAACAAAAAGCTTAATGGTTACAGGTTGAAGTAG
- a CDS encoding toprim domain-containing protein has translation MEMRNPIDVRIIVEGASDVENVSRALQNIALGAEYHITISSIIPTTNTEIAKKAVNGADIVLIATDVDAPGRELAEKYQKVLKKEVGHIERMKLPFGHDVEYIDPVLIRREIKNAIIRSGLLSIANLGRFREIKNRLKDSEDKIKELNKEIQDLSSERDTLVNKNQELADSEERLKLKQQSLQEEFKVTKQRYADVKNQYGILINKTLYERFSLSELWKETFNETLNEEENITFITSEFKPENIVLGQGFIAAPSRKDAADWLKVIRTVLIFYDSKIEDLKEEIGDERFSPHLLKE, from the coding sequence ATGGAAATGAGAAATCCCATCGATGTGCGCATCATCGTGGAAGGAGCTTCAGACGTGGAAAACGTTTCCCGGGCTTTACAGAACATTGCCCTGGGAGCGGAGTACCATATAACCATCTCCTCCATTATTCCCACCACCAACACCGAAATAGCTAAAAAAGCAGTTAACGGTGCAGATATTGTTCTAATAGCCACTGATGTGGATGCCCCTGGAAGAGAACTGGCTGAAAAATACCAAAAAGTTCTCAAAAAAGAAGTGGGTCACATAGAAAGAATGAAACTCCCCTTCGGACATGACGTGGAGTATATTGACCCGGTTCTTATCAGAAGGGAAATTAAAAATGCCATTATTCGTTCTGGATTATTATCCATCGCCAATCTGGGACGCTTCAGAGAAATCAAGAATAGACTTAAAGACTCTGAAGATAAAATTAAAGAATTAAATAAGGAAATTCAGGATCTCTCTTCCGAACGGGATACACTGGTTAACAAAAACCAGGAACTTGCTGATTCAGAAGAAAGACTCAAATTGAAGCAGCAGAGTCTCCAGGAAGAGTTTAAGGTTACTAAACAGCGTTACGCTGATGTGAAGAATCAGTACGGAATTTTAATTAATAAAACTCTTTACGAAAGATTCTCCCTCAGTGAACTGTGGAAGGAAACCTTTAATGAAACCTTAAATGAAGAAGAAAATATTACTTTTATTACCAGCGAATTTAAACCAGAAAACATCGTTTTAGGGCAGGGATTCATAGCTGCCCCCTCTCGGAAGGATGCAGCGGACTGGTTAAAAGTTATTCGAACGGTGCTCATTTTTTACGATTCAAAAATTGAAGATCTTAAGGAAGAAATAGGTGATGAAAGATTCAGCCCACACTTACTCAAAGAGTAG
- a CDS encoding DUF371 domain-containing protein, producing MEYTFKAHGHHNVTSKHRTTFEVTQDEEIGLAADCIVGVSSKVSLNDLPSQMKEAIQDEDTKIQVILETENSKDVITGYGHPKLSLDHPTDMVCRKSDYTCSRTLMIHADKAALDLDQDLVRDLADGKSLKVTIKV from the coding sequence ATGGAATACACATTCAAAGCACATGGACATCATAACGTAACTTCCAAACACAGAACCACATTCGAAGTGACCCAGGATGAGGAAATAGGATTGGCAGCGGATTGTATTGTGGGAGTGTCATCAAAAGTATCCTTAAATGACCTTCCCTCACAGATGAAAGAGGCCATCCAGGACGAAGATACCAAGATTCAGGTTATACTGGAAACTGAAAATTCAAAGGATGTTATAACCGGATACGGGCATCCCAAACTCTCCCTGGATCATCCCACCGACATGGTTTGTCGGAAAAGTGATTACACCTGCAGCCGAACCCTGATGATACACGCTGATAAGGCAGCCCTGGATCTGGATCAGGATCTGGTAAGGGATCTGGCAGATGGAAAATCATTAAAAGTAACCATAAAAGTCTAA
- a CDS encoding GIY-YIG nuclease family protein — protein sequence MVRKTILKGTYCLLIDLNRNESIGIGKKGEIQFKKGVYVYVGSALNSLEGRIRRHLRKNKKMHWHVDYLLDNSSSGIIDVFYNADGVKHECELAKEISINGGKIEGFGCSDCKCPAHLFYFQNESQATLNCLEGFKKLKLEVKTLEDLD from the coding sequence ATGGTCAGAAAAACTATTTTAAAGGGAACTTACTGTCTTTTAATAGACTTAAATAGAAATGAGTCTATAGGGATTGGTAAAAAGGGAGAAATCCAATTTAAAAAGGGAGTTTATGTCTATGTGGGTTCGGCCCTCAACTCGTTGGAGGGAAGGATCAGAAGACACCTCCGGAAGAATAAAAAGATGCATTGGCATGTGGACTACCTGTTGGATAATTCAAGTTCCGGAATAATTGACGTCTTCTACAATGCCGATGGTGTTAAACACGAATGTGAACTGGCCAAGGAGATATCAATTAATGGGGGAAAGATTGAGGGTTTTGGTTGTTCTGATTGTAAATGTCCGGCGCATCTATTCTATTTTCAAAATGAGTCCCAGGCTACTTTAAACTGCCTGGAAGGGTTTAAAAAATTAAAATTAGAGGTTAAAACACTTGAAGATCTCGATTAA
- the cfbC gene encoding Ni-sirohydrochlorin a,c-diamide reductive cyclase ATP-dependent reductase subunit: protein MSKSKHIAIYGKGGIGKSTTVSNLAASYSADKDVLVIGCDPKADTTRTLVGRRIPTILDILKEKRDAQEEDVLFPGYGGVMCVESGGPEPGVGCAGRGVIVAMKLLENLEVFSRDPDVIIYDVLGDVVCGGFAVPLREDYADEVYIVTSGEYMALYAANNISKGIKKLKSNLGGIICNCRGIHRELEIVEEFAHQIGSKVIGVIPRSELVQQSEIHAKTVLEKFPESEQAQKYRELSKAVLENDDFVIPQPMDADEFDEFFRGFQ, encoded by the coding sequence ATGAGTAAGAGCAAGCACATAGCTATTTATGGTAAGGGAGGCATTGGAAAATCCACCACTGTCTCCAACCTGGCAGCATCCTACTCCGCTGATAAGGATGTTCTGGTTATTGGATGCGACCCAAAAGCAGACACCACCCGTACCCTGGTGGGGCGAAGGATCCCCACCATCCTAGATATCCTGAAAGAAAAAAGGGATGCCCAGGAAGAGGATGTTCTCTTCCCAGGATACGGTGGAGTGATGTGCGTGGAAAGCGGAGGACCCGAACCGGGAGTTGGCTGCGCAGGAAGGGGAGTTATTGTAGCCATGAAACTCCTGGAGAACTTGGAAGTCTTCAGCCGGGACCCAGACGTCATAATCTACGATGTACTAGGTGACGTGGTCTGCGGAGGATTTGCAGTACCCCTCAGGGAGGACTATGCCGATGAAGTGTACATCGTCACCTCCGGCGAATACATGGCCCTCTACGCAGCAAACAACATCTCCAAAGGTATAAAGAAACTTAAAAGCAATCTCGGAGGTATTATCTGTAACTGCAGAGGTATTCACAGGGAACTGGAGATTGTGGAAGAATTCGCCCACCAGATTGGTAGTAAGGTTATAGGTGTTATTCCCCGTAGCGAACTGGTTCAGCAGAGTGAAATCCATGCCAAGACCGTCCTGGAGAAGTTCCCAGAATCTGAACAGGCCCAAAAATACAGAGAACTATCAAAGGCCGTTTTAGAAAATGATGACTTCGTGATCCCCCAGCCAATGGATGCTGATGAATTTGATGAATTTTTCCGGGGATTTCAGTAA
- the purF gene encoding amidophosphoribosyltransferase has product MQDKCGIVGAYSHNKSHNISREIYYGLYALQHRGQESAGISAHNGEEMRTYRGMGLVCDVFNNGNIEGLDGNVGIGHVRYSTTGESQIQNSQPFINKFDMGSIAIAHNGDIINSMELRKDLENEGIKFQSSTDSEVICHLLTREYSKNQDMVESIKTVSQKLIGSYSLVLLVNDDLMVVRDPIGIKPLSLGQKDGITMVASETVAFDVVGAQYVRDVDPGEILIINDDVNSFKIPQNPGTPRAHCMFEYVYFARPDSILDGRVVYNVRKNIGKYLCKEHPVDADVVMPVPDSAITAAIGYSRASGIPYGEGLIKNRYIGRTFIMPTQEEREMSVKLKMNPIRSELEGKRIVLVDDSIVRGTTSKSLVKVLREAGVKEIHLRVGSPPITSPCYYGIAMATHKELIASDKAVEKIRQTLGVDSLGYLSVDSLVECIGINRNELCLGCLTGEYPTELPADIAEYESCRC; this is encoded by the coding sequence GTGCAGGATAAATGTGGTATTGTAGGTGCTTATTCCCATAATAAGTCCCACAACATTTCCAGAGAAATATATTACGGCCTATACGCTTTACAACACCGTGGACAAGAGTCTGCCGGCATATCCGCCCATAATGGTGAAGAAATGCGCACCTATAGAGGTATGGGTTTGGTCTGTGACGTGTTCAACAATGGTAACATTGAAGGGCTGGATGGGAATGTGGGAATAGGCCATGTACGTTACTCTACAACAGGCGAATCACAAATTCAAAATTCCCAACCGTTTATAAATAAATTCGACATGGGAAGCATTGCTATAGCTCATAACGGAGACATTATCAACTCAATGGAACTCAGGAAAGACCTGGAGAATGAAGGAATAAAATTCCAATCCTCCACTGACTCTGAAGTTATCTGTCACCTCTTAACCCGGGAATACTCCAAAAACCAGGACATGGTGGAATCCATTAAAACTGTTTCCCAAAAATTGATTGGTTCCTATTCACTGGTTCTACTGGTTAACGATGATCTGATGGTGGTAAGAGACCCAATCGGCATCAAACCATTATCACTGGGACAAAAAGATGGAATTACCATGGTAGCCTCGGAAACAGTTGCCTTTGACGTGGTAGGTGCCCAGTATGTTCGTGACGTTGACCCCGGGGAAATACTGATCATCAACGATGATGTGAACAGTTTTAAAATCCCCCAAAATCCAGGCACACCCCGAGCCCATTGCATGTTTGAATACGTCTACTTCGCCCGTCCAGATAGTATACTGGATGGGAGAGTTGTATACAATGTTAGAAAGAACATCGGAAAATATCTCTGTAAGGAACACCCGGTGGATGCGGATGTGGTTATGCCCGTGCCGGACTCAGCCATCACCGCAGCCATAGGTTACTCACGTGCCTCAGGCATCCCCTACGGGGAGGGGTTGATCAAAAACCGTTACATTGGACGTACTTTCATCATGCCCACCCAGGAAGAACGGGAAATGTCAGTCAAACTGAAAATGAATCCCATACGATCAGAACTGGAAGGTAAACGCATAGTACTGGTGGATGATAGTATAGTTAGAGGTACAACCTCCAAATCCCTGGTGAAGGTGCTTCGTGAAGCAGGTGTGAAGGAAATTCATTTACGTGTAGGATCACCACCCATAACTTCCCCCTGTTACTACGGTATTGCCATGGCCACCCACAAAGAACTCATAGCTTCAGATAAAGCTGTGGAAAAAATAAGACAAACTCTGGGTGTTGATTCACTGGGATACCTCAGCGTAGACTCCCTGGTGGAATGCATAGGGATCAACAGGAACGAACTGTGTCTGGGATGCCTCACCGGAGAATACCCCACAGAATTACCAGCAGATATTGCCGAATACGAATCCTGCAGGTGTTAA